The following coding sequences are from one Wenzhouxiangella sp. AB-CW3 window:
- a CDS encoding RNA polymerase sigma factor, which translates to MERSFRQTCLFSLSLVLVPFWWGGVPPERIPGMLWGAVCERQLPVLPASSNLLRIGRIIESMHAQTDQQPTHAEPDTDLVLAARNGDRSAFAGLYRRHAGWMRPLLWRLAGGDGGLAEDLLQDSFVQAWQKLDQVREPERFGGWLKQLAVNVALADRRRLKVSGTDDALPHLTDIEPPWPATDLDLERAIAKLPMRARDVLVLFCLEGFSHQEIAESLKVEIGTSKAQLHRARQLLKETLS; encoded by the coding sequence ATGGAACGCTCATTTCGCCAAACCTGCCTGTTCAGCCTGAGCCTGGTGCTGGTCCCCTTCTGGTGGGGCGGTGTGCCGCCGGAGCGTATCCCCGGGATGCTTTGGGGTGCTGTCTGTGAGCGACAGCTACCAGTACTTCCGGCATCTTCCAACCTTCTGCGAATTGGGCGCATCATTGAGAGCATGCACGCGCAAACCGATCAGCAGCCCACGCATGCGGAGCCGGACACCGATCTCGTCCTGGCCGCGCGCAATGGCGACCGAAGTGCCTTCGCTGGCCTTTACCGGCGCCATGCCGGCTGGATGCGGCCCCTGTTGTGGCGACTTGCCGGTGGCGATGGCGGCCTGGCCGAGGATCTGCTGCAGGACAGCTTCGTGCAGGCCTGGCAGAAGCTGGACCAGGTGCGCGAGCCCGAACGCTTCGGCGGTTGGCTCAAGCAATTGGCGGTCAATGTCGCGCTGGCCGATCGCCGGCGGCTTAAAGTGTCGGGTACGGATGATGCCCTGCCGCACCTGACCGACATCGAACCGCCGTGGCCGGCTACCGATCTTGATCTGGAGCGTGCCATCGCCAAACTGCCGATGCGGGCCCGCGACGTGCTGGTGCTGTTTTGCCTGGAAGGTTTCAGTCACCAGGAAATCGCCGAAAGCCTGAAGGTCGAAATTGGCACCTCCAAGGCCCAATTGCACCGTGCGCGCCAATTGCTCAAGGAAACGCTGTCATGA
- a CDS encoding helix-turn-helix domain-containing protein — MARTLTDKLNSLPADRRKRIEFRAAELIDQELTLRELRKALDMTQTALAERLNVGQDTVSRLERRTDMLLSTLDDYVQALGGRLELNVEFPGHKKIRLKSLHEPRTNDEEAA, encoded by the coding sequence ATGGCACGTACATTGACCGACAAGTTGAATTCATTGCCTGCCGATCGACGCAAGCGTATTGAGTTCCGTGCCGCTGAGCTGATCGATCAGGAACTGACCTTGCGCGAACTTCGCAAGGCGCTCGACATGACCCAAACAGCGTTGGCCGAGCGGCTCAACGTTGGCCAGGACACCGTCTCACGCCTGGAGCGCAGGACGGACATGTTGCTCAGCACTCTGGATGACTATGTTCAGGCTCTGGGTGGTCGCCTCGAGCTGAACGTGGAATTTCCGGGCCATAAGAAAATCCGGCTCAAGTCCCTGCATGAGCCAAGAACCAACGACGAAGAAGCGGCCTGA
- the istA gene encoding IS21 family transposase, with amino-acid sequence MIHKIKALHDQGRGLSVRAISRELGIARNTVRKYLRLNEMAISQAQEDPSRSKRLDEYRDFLIHQLKTYPRLSAIKLARRLREKVGELPASERSLRRYVRALKEQIANGQTRYYEPVVDAVPGVQCQVDPGELRGVMIAGVERVVYFVVFVLACSRLMYVGVRFQPLDTEAFIQLHDEAFRYFGGVPEECVYDQTKLVVIHERYRELTLNQRFHQYATTAGYRIHACEGYDPESKGKVEAGVKYVKQDALYGECFESETALCQHLQGWLEAVANVRKHGATGRQPRAHFEADERAHLRPYIVAQSLLQARPDHETRRADKTGLISWKANKYSVPLRWQRAQVGVSEQEGHLHIHDLESGEHIAEHVLCLEKGRTIKNNHHYRDPAQRIADLEAAICQQLPDGQGETLCHLLKVTSPRIYKDQLAGLRDLLNRHGPVDAELLQTLTQQPRLTASTVQRYLEAWQQARDRGRAPDTNTTPDHEDRMPVSALQAYAQVGRSSGQEVTHESA; translated from the coding sequence GTGATTCACAAAATCAAAGCATTACACGATCAGGGGCGGGGCCTATCGGTCCGGGCGATCAGCCGGGAACTGGGCATTGCCCGTAACACGGTTCGCAAGTACCTGAGACTGAACGAGATGGCGATCAGCCAGGCCCAGGAGGATCCCTCGCGTAGCAAGCGTCTGGACGAGTATCGAGATTTCCTCATCCATCAGCTCAAGACGTATCCCCGGCTGAGCGCCATCAAGCTGGCTCGGCGACTTCGTGAGAAAGTGGGCGAGTTGCCAGCCTCTGAGCGTAGCCTGCGCCGCTACGTGCGAGCGCTCAAGGAGCAAATCGCCAACGGCCAGACTCGTTATTACGAGCCGGTGGTTGACGCCGTACCCGGCGTTCAGTGCCAGGTTGACCCCGGCGAGCTGCGCGGAGTGATGATCGCAGGGGTGGAGCGGGTGGTCTACTTCGTGGTCTTCGTTCTGGCCTGTTCACGGCTGATGTACGTGGGGGTGCGATTCCAGCCTCTGGACACCGAGGCGTTCATCCAGCTTCACGACGAAGCCTTCCGCTACTTTGGTGGTGTGCCTGAGGAGTGTGTATACGATCAGACCAAGCTCGTGGTGATCCACGAGCGGTACCGAGAGCTGACGCTCAATCAACGCTTTCACCAGTACGCCACGACTGCCGGTTACCGGATCCATGCCTGCGAGGGCTATGATCCCGAGAGCAAGGGCAAGGTGGAGGCCGGGGTCAAGTACGTCAAGCAGGACGCCCTTTACGGGGAGTGCTTCGAGAGCGAGACGGCGCTGTGCCAGCACCTGCAAGGCTGGTTGGAGGCCGTGGCCAATGTTCGCAAGCACGGCGCCACCGGTCGCCAGCCGCGGGCCCACTTCGAGGCCGACGAGCGCGCACACCTGCGTCCCTACATTGTGGCGCAAAGCCTGCTTCAGGCTCGCCCTGACCACGAGACCCGCCGGGCCGACAAAACCGGGCTGATCTCGTGGAAAGCCAACAAGTACTCAGTGCCCCTGCGCTGGCAGCGGGCCCAGGTGGGTGTCTCTGAACAGGAGGGGCACCTGCATATCCATGACCTGGAGAGCGGCGAGCACATTGCTGAGCACGTGCTGTGTCTGGAGAAAGGCCGCACGATCAAGAACAACCACCACTACCGGGATCCGGCCCAGCGCATCGCGGATCTGGAAGCGGCCATCTGCCAACAGCTGCCCGACGGTCAGGGCGAGACGCTGTGCCACCTGCTCAAGGTGACCTCGCCGAGGATCTACAAGGACCAACTGGCAGGCCTGCGTGATCTGCTCAACCGGCATGGACCCGTCGACGCCGAACTGCTGCAGACACTGACTCAGCAGCCCCGGTTGACCGCCAGCACCGTGCAACGCTACCTGGAGGCGTGGCAGCAAGCTCGAGACCGCGGGCGAGCCCCCGATACCAACACAACGCCTGATCATGAGGACCGAATGCCTGTCTCGGCCCTGCAAGCCTATGCTCAGGTTGGCCGCTCCAGTGGCCAGGAGGTGACCCATGAGTCGGCTTGA
- a CDS encoding NAD(P)-binding protein — MTDRYDACIVGAGISGLNALFVASQYLSRDQRVILVDRRSRAGGMWMDTYDYVRLHQPHSLFTAGNIEWTLGKKPDYLATREEVLEHLHHCLEVIKRRIRVTELFGYEFENSEELAGKVRITCRSSEGRTMELEADRLIKAYGQGIETNPPLKLSSTRARSVSPDGFDVRGTEMRASDEPVWIVGAGKTGMDTAHALISDQPGREVNLIAGPGTLFASRDRFFPGGVRRWRQGKPISLLSMEMARRFDGTNEADVMSWFGDNYGVRLTPQTGNFLFAFLSEAENDTIAKGLNEVVMDYFDDVVDRDGGAELVLRSGATMPVEPGSWVVNCTGSLMRGEHSYEPYASASGRVLSIQNRSATIPFPAGGAAAYFLTHLMFLDKLTQVPLYAMDVEELRRKAPQYVMAVGLTPLQLYNLSLMAEAIPAGQFRKIVSRNGLDFNRWYPLPRRLRASIGFMLTHKREREHYRRTLDKVAERFGVRCGPVVGAGQA; from the coding sequence ATGACAGATCGATATGACGCTTGCATTGTCGGCGCGGGAATCTCGGGGCTGAATGCCCTGTTCGTCGCCAGCCAGTATCTCTCCCGCGACCAGCGGGTGATCCTGGTTGACCGCCGTTCTCGCGCGGGCGGCATGTGGATGGACACTTACGATTATGTCCGCCTCCATCAGCCGCATTCATTGTTTACCGCCGGCAACATCGAGTGGACCTTGGGCAAGAAACCTGATTACCTCGCAACCAGGGAGGAGGTGCTGGAGCATTTGCACCACTGCCTTGAAGTGATCAAACGTCGCATCCGGGTGACCGAGCTGTTCGGATACGAGTTCGAGAATTCCGAGGAGTTGGCCGGGAAAGTCCGTATCACCTGCCGCTCCAGTGAAGGTCGCACAATGGAACTTGAGGCCGACCGGCTGATCAAGGCATACGGGCAGGGAATTGAAACGAACCCACCACTGAAGCTGTCGAGCACCCGCGCCCGCTCGGTCTCACCGGATGGCTTCGACGTGCGGGGGACGGAGATGCGGGCCAGCGATGAGCCTGTGTGGATCGTCGGCGCTGGGAAGACCGGCATGGATACGGCCCACGCGCTGATTTCCGATCAGCCCGGCAGGGAGGTCAATCTGATTGCCGGGCCGGGCACGCTTTTCGCCAGCCGTGATCGCTTCTTTCCGGGCGGGGTGCGCCGGTGGCGCCAGGGCAAGCCCATCAGCTTGCTGTCCATGGAGATGGCTCGCCGCTTCGACGGCACCAACGAGGCCGATGTCATGAGCTGGTTCGGCGACAACTACGGAGTGCGCCTGACACCGCAGACCGGCAACTTCCTGTTCGCGTTTCTCTCCGAGGCCGAGAATGACACCATTGCGAAGGGACTCAACGAGGTCGTCATGGACTATTTCGACGACGTTGTCGATCGCGATGGTGGTGCCGAGCTGGTCCTTCGGTCCGGGGCCACGATGCCGGTCGAGCCCGGTAGCTGGGTGGTCAACTGCACCGGGTCGCTGATGCGCGGCGAGCATTCATACGAGCCCTACGCGTCGGCCAGCGGCAGGGTGCTGTCGATTCAGAACCGCTCGGCCACGATCCCCTTCCCCGCGGGCGGGGCCGCCGCGTACTTCCTCACCCACCTGATGTTTCTCGACAAGCTGACCCAGGTGCCCCTCTACGCGATGGACGTCGAGGAGCTGCGCCGCAAGGCACCCCAATACGTGATGGCCGTCGGACTGACTCCGCTTCAGCTCTACAACCTCAGTCTGATGGCAGAGGCGATCCCGGCAGGGCAGTTCAGAAAGATCGTCTCCCGGAACGGCCTGGACTTCAATCGCTGGTATCCGCTTCCGCGACGCTTGCGGGCATCGATCGGCTTCATGCTGACCCACAAGCGCGAGCGCGAACATTACAGGCGCACGCTCGACAAGGTCGCGGAACGCTTTGGCGTCCGTTGTGGGCCGGTGGTCGGTGCTGGCCAGGCGTGA